A single window of Aspergillus oryzae RIB40 DNA, chromosome 8 DNA harbors:
- a CDS encoding uncharacterized protein (predicted protein) → MNQVLTILFLYLSALAVGLGLPMPGSKSPSPPPDQNRSPSPIQIDPAAAAAAIVSNLHRSCGNFAIVASSEDVPGSPSSAGTPSSAGSPGSPGSPNSLGSPGSPGSSGPWSPASPRSPAQRMRRADDSPPAFLVADCTNHLGQRHKVNLNLNRCFGWDTDNVRFTVQQKKGSLV, encoded by the exons ATGAATCAGGTTCTAAccattctttttctgtatcTATCAGCGTTGGCTGTTGGTCTAGGCCTTCCCATGCCTGGTTCAAaatctccttctccaccccCCGACCAAAATCGCTCGCCAAGCCCCATACAAATCGATCCtgcagcagctgcagcagctatagTATCGAATTTGCACAGGAGTTGTGGGAACTTTGCAATTGTCGCCTCGTCGGAGGACGTCCCTGGGTCACCATCTAGCGCTGGGACTCCAAGCAGCGCTGGATCGCCAGGCAGTCCTGGGTCACCAAACAGCCTTGGGTCACCAGGCAGTCCAGGGTCATCAGGTCCTTGGTCACCGGCGAGTCCTCGGTCACCAGCCCAGCGTATGCGTCGCGCAGATGACTCACCACCGGCATTCCTCGTGGCAGACTGCACCAATCATCTTGGCCAACGACACAAGGTCAACCTGAATCTGAATAGATGTTTCGGTTGGGATACAGACAATGTCAGATTCACAGTACAGCAGAA GAAAGGCAGCCTGGTGTAG
- a CDS encoding uncharacterized protein (beta-lactamase class C and other penicillin binding proteins), which yields MQNLVPMTTSTLMPICSITKQMVCMILKDLERNPTPEMVKRGNVSRQFSDALHQMLHPDLTTNTALELEHLCHNQSGIRDYWAMSMFWGAHPDGVFRLEEDAKKALERTKSLHFEPGTQYSYCNLNFYILARLIENVSGQTLSALLTERLFLPAQMKTARLCADNANLPPPCVGYEGTESSGFIPAINRMQWSGDAGVVASLKDMIAYEHYLLTCWDEEKSVYRAIAQQQSFKDGTVAQYGYGLKHVTIRGMATIGHGGALRGFRLHRIQAPSEKVAVVVMLNHQADAEEAAQDIMKSVLDIFPSHVPQSDPVNPSPDWFGTFYDPDAQLVVEIRHGGQGHVIVSYAGSDETLICVGENEAGSNNTVGIIDGGIPKLRRLVDNRVLDVKRVATGYPPHKDDYLGEYYCAEIDSTFRCSGAGGMLYGHFEGYLGQGPPHLMRYIGEDIWMLSCPRGLDAPAPGNWTVVFQRADHGDITSVTIGCWLARKVVFVKR from the coding sequence ATGCAAAATCTGGTGCCCATGACCACATCTACGTTAATGCCAATATGCTCGATCACGAAACAAATGGTGTGCATGATCCTGAAAGATCTGGAGCGCAACCCCACGCCTGAGATGGTGAAGCGGGGCAACGTATCTCGGCAGTTTTCGGACGCACTTCACCAAATGCTCCATCCCGACCTCACTACAAACACCGCACTTGAACTAGAGCATCTATGCCATAACCAGTCTGGAATTCGAGACTACTGGGCTATGTCCATGTTCTGGGGTGCGCATCCTGATGGTGTATTTCGACTCGAAGAAGACGCCAAGAAGGCTCTGGAGAGGACAAAGTCCCTGCACTTTGAACCCGGGACACAGTACTCCTATTGTAACTTGAACTTCTATATTCTCGCTCGACTTATTGAGAACGTGAGTGGGCAAACGCTGAGCGCCCTACTTACCGAAAGGCTCTTCCTGCCGGCTCAGATGAAAACGGCGCGCTTGTGTGCAGACAACGCTAATCTTCCACCACCTTGTGTTGGGTATGAAGGGACCGAGTCCTCTGGGTTCATTCCAGCCATCAATCGCATGCAATGGTCTGGCGATGCAGGGGTTGTCGCTTCCCTTAAGGACATGATTGCATATGAGCATTATTTACTGACTTGCtgggatgaagagaaaagtgTGTATCGGGCGATCGCGCAACAGCAGTCGTTCAAGGATGGCACAGTTGCACAATATGGATACGGCCTCAAACATGTTACTATCAGAGGCATGGCTACGATCGGCCATGGTGGTGCTCTTCGTGGATTTCGTCTCCATAGAATCCAGGCTCCATCAGAAAAGGTCGCAGTTGTGGTTATGCTCAACCATCAGGCTGATGCAGAAGAGGCAGCCCAGGATATTATGAAAAGTGTTCTGGACATATTTCCAAGCCATGTTCCTCAATCTGACCCTGTCAATCCATCCCCGGATTGGTTTGGCACCTTTTACGACCCGGATGCACAGCTGGTTGTTGAGATTAGGCATGGTGGTCAAGGCCATGTAATCGTTTCCTATGCGGGCTCCGACGAAACATTGATCTGTGTTGGAGAGAACGAAGCCGGATCGAATAATACGGTTGGCATAATCGATGGTGGCATACCCAAGCTCCGTCGCTTGGTAGACAATCGTGTCCTCGATGTCAAGCGTGTTGCTACTGGCTATCCACCACATAAAGACGATTACCTCGGCGAATATTACTGTGCTGAAATCGACTCCACCTTTCGTTGCAGTGGCGCAGGGGGTATGTTATATGGGCATTTTGAAGGATACCTCGGTCAAGGACCACCTCACCTTATGCGATATATTGGGGAAGATATATGGATGCTTTCATGTCCACGAGGCTTAGATGCGCCGGCACCCGGGAACTGGACAGTAGTATTCCAGCGCGCTGACCATGGTGATATTACTAGTGTTACGATTGGCTGTTGGCTAGCCAGGAAAGTTGTATTTGTGAAACGGTAG
- a CDS encoding uncharacterized protein (predicted protein), translated as MVDRLVGSIDTLQVNAARALRVAEIINDYRTLLVHIARHNVQIPTEDYHEEAYKEIRDGLAAAQALMSANYNPIVASAQSNTETEKAELKRYGDPLYQLARRILIICRTILDASARRFQAHRIYLRVAVARRWVIARQDILRGARPGIQHTASLIAVGNTFRQVNRALYFQICKH; from the exons ATGGTGGATAGAC TGGTCGGTAGTATTGACACTTTACAAGTCAACGCAGCACGTGCCCTGCGCGTCGCCGAGATTATTAACGACTACCGAACGCTCCTTGTGCATATCGCTCGGCATAATGTCCAGATCCCAACGGAAGATTATCACGAAGAAGCATACAAAGAGATTAGAGATGGTCTTGCTGCTGCCCAGGCACTGATGTCAGCCAACTACAACCCCATTGTGGCATCTGCACAGTCCAACACGGAGACGGAAAAGGCAGAACTGAAGAGGTACGGGGACCCGCTGTATCAGCTGGCTCGGCGTATCCTGATTATCTGCAGAACTATCCTTGACGCAAGTGCTCGGCGATTCCAAGCGCACCGTATCTACCTCCGGGTGGCAGTCGCCAGAAGATGGGTCATCGCCCGGCAGGATATCCTACGCGGAGCACGGCCAGGAATACAGCATACGGCTTCACTTATTGCCGTGGGCAATACATTCCGACAGGTAAATCGTGCCCTATACTTTCAAATTTGTAAGCACTAG